From Streptomyces sp. NBC_00690, a single genomic window includes:
- a CDS encoding NADPH-dependent FMN reductase, which yields MRECGERSPEPLRVAVIIGSTREGRVGDGVGRWFTERARERTELELAVIDLIDFDFPTRYPARTTRVVGEFAAQVDLADAFVVVTPEYNRSFPASLKQAIDFAYDEWQAKPVGFVSYGHGSQGLYAVEQLRSVFTELHTVTLRNGVAINLLDERWEEQDRAVQAMLDQLGWWGLALREARALRPYCS from the coding sequence ATGCGGGAGTGTGGCGAGCGGTCACCGGAGCCCTTGCGGGTCGCCGTGATCATCGGCAGTACGCGGGAGGGACGGGTGGGCGACGGCGTCGGCCGGTGGTTCACCGAGCGTGCCCGCGAGCGTACGGAGTTGGAGTTGGCGGTCATCGATCTGATCGACTTCGACTTCCCGACCCGCTATCCCGCACGGACGACCAGGGTGGTCGGCGAGTTCGCTGCTCAGGTGGATCTTGCGGATGCTTTCGTCGTCGTGACGCCTGAGTACAATCGGTCGTTTCCCGCCTCCCTCAAGCAGGCCATCGACTTCGCCTACGACGAGTGGCAGGCCAAACCGGTCGGCTTCGTGAGCTACGGCCATGGCTCACAAGGGCTGTACGCGGTGGAGCAGCTGCGTTCGGTCTTCACCGAGCTGCACACCGTGACACTGCGCAATGGCGTGGCGATCAACCTCCTCGACGAGCGTTGGGAGGAGCAGGACCGCGCGGTCCAGGCGATGCTCGACCAGCTCGGTTGGTGGGGCTTGGCACTCAGGGAGGCCCGTGCCCTGCGGCCGTACTGCTCCTGA
- a CDS encoding MerR family transcriptional regulator produces MVRLTIGAFARVSRLSAKALRRYDELGLLPPASVDAYSGYRYYDESQLERARLVAWLRRIGMPLADVHTVCDLSESDPAAAAQAVRAYWARVEADTAARRDLAFFLADQLTQLSEEETDMLQLGIRYAARTDRGLVRETNQDAAYATSRLFAVADGYGGQGATASLTAIDALREWDATTAGRPSTRAGDLLNALEDAVLQANTALHGYADSGTTLTAMVWTGSRLALVHIGDTRALLLRGGEVFHITHDHTLVQRMVDEGTLTRAEADSHPQRALLLRALDGRETSARPDLRLHEARAGDRYLLCSDGLFSVVSDGDVQRVLASVDDPEVAVAELIDLANRAGGPDNIACVVADVVPV; encoded by the coding sequence ATGGTCCGGCTGACGATCGGGGCGTTCGCCCGTGTCTCTCGGCTCTCCGCCAAGGCGCTGCGCCGCTACGACGAACTGGGACTGCTGCCACCGGCGAGCGTCGATGCGTACTCGGGATACCGGTACTACGACGAGAGCCAGTTGGAGCGCGCCCGGCTGGTGGCCTGGCTGCGCCGCATCGGAATGCCGCTGGCGGACGTCCACACCGTCTGTGACCTCAGTGAGTCCGACCCGGCCGCCGCGGCCCAAGCCGTACGGGCGTACTGGGCACGGGTGGAGGCCGACACCGCCGCCCGTCGTGACCTGGCGTTCTTCCTCGCCGACCAGCTGACCCAGCTTTCCGAGGAGGAAACCGACATGCTCCAGCTCGGCATTCGCTACGCCGCCAGGACCGATCGCGGCCTGGTGCGCGAGACCAACCAGGACGCCGCCTACGCCACCTCACGGCTGTTCGCCGTCGCCGATGGCTACGGCGGCCAGGGCGCCACCGCGAGCCTGACGGCCATCGACGCCCTCCGGGAGTGGGACGCCACCACGGCGGGGCGGCCCTCCACCCGGGCCGGTGATCTCCTCAACGCCCTGGAGGACGCCGTCCTTCAGGCCAACACCGCACTCCACGGGTACGCGGACTCCGGCACCACCCTCACCGCGATGGTGTGGACCGGCTCCCGACTCGCGCTCGTCCACATCGGCGACACCCGGGCCCTGTTGCTGCGCGGCGGCGAGGTCTTCCACATCACCCATGACCACACCCTCGTCCAACGCATGGTGGACGAAGGCACGCTCACCCGGGCGGAAGCGGACTCCCACCCCCAGCGCGCGCTGCTGCTGCGCGCCCTGGACGGCCGTGAGACATCGGCCCGCCCCGATCTGCGGCTGCACGAAGCACGGGCAGGAGACCGCTATCTGCTCTGCTCCGACGGTCTGTTCTCGGTGGTGTCCGACGGTGATGTCCAACGGGTGCTGGCCTCCGTCGATGACCCGGAGGTCGCGGTGGCGGAACTGATCGACCTGGCCAACCGGGCGGGCGGCCCGGACAACATCGCCTGCGTGGTGGCGGACGTGGTGCCGGTCTGA
- a CDS encoding endonuclease/exonuclease/phosphatase family protein produces the protein MDSATSTAAPAAVPDAPLRPPGRRRAAGWFAVLLLIVPTVVVVHRIMDMDGVTPVPQLLAFLPWLLAPSALALLFALLARWRAGMAWATVVLALIGWFVRPYDSGLADEPKGQVIAQLDVLTSNVEFGNATPGLLATIQREQPDLVFVQECAAVCSDALAAEISQAEYPYRNVVEGASASGSAILSKYPLQKAAGIESLHAMPGSVAVIAGQKVNVQLAHPLPPIPDGVDEWRAELELMRKYARGAKGEPTLVAGDFNASQDHAAFRNILDDGDLRNSSALGGASRTPSWPTMVGRPLGTQIDHVLISEEFSVRKARFLELGNTDHRSLLVRLDLHAGR, from the coding sequence TTGGACAGCGCCACCTCGACCGCGGCACCCGCCGCAGTACCGGACGCCCCGCTGCGGCCTCCGGGCCGCCGTCGAGCTGCCGGGTGGTTCGCCGTCCTCCTGCTGATCGTGCCCACCGTCGTGGTGGTCCACCGGATCATGGACATGGACGGGGTCACCCCCGTGCCCCAACTCCTCGCCTTCCTGCCCTGGCTGCTGGCGCCCTCGGCGCTCGCCCTGCTGTTCGCGCTGCTGGCCCGCTGGCGCGCCGGCATGGCCTGGGCGACCGTGGTCCTCGCACTGATCGGCTGGTTCGTCAGACCGTACGACTCGGGGCTCGCCGATGAGCCGAAGGGGCAGGTCATAGCTCAGCTCGACGTCCTCACCTCGAACGTCGAGTTCGGCAATGCCACACCGGGGCTGCTCGCCACGATCCAGCGGGAGCAGCCCGACCTCGTCTTCGTCCAGGAGTGCGCGGCCGTCTGCTCCGACGCCCTGGCCGCGGAGATATCGCAGGCCGAGTATCCGTACCGCAATGTGGTCGAAGGGGCCTCGGCGTCCGGCTCGGCCATCCTCAGCAAGTACCCGTTGCAGAAGGCCGCGGGGATCGAGAGCCTCCATGCGATGCCCGGTTCGGTGGCGGTCATCGCAGGTCAGAAGGTCAATGTGCAGTTGGCCCACCCGCTGCCGCCGATTCCGGACGGGGTGGACGAGTGGCGTGCCGAACTGGAGCTGATGCGGAAGTACGCCCGAGGGGCGAAGGGGGAACCCACGCTCGTCGCGGGGGACTTCAACGCCTCCCAGGACCACGCCGCCTTCAGGAACATCCTCGACGACGGCGACCTGCGGAACAGCTCGGCCCTCGGCGGAGCCTCCCGCACCCCGTCCTGGCCCACGATGGTCGGCCGGCCGCTGGGCACACAGATCGACCATGTGCTGATCAGCGAGGAGTTCTCGGTGCGCAAGGCCCGGTTCCTGGAGCTGGGCAACACCGACCACCGCTCGCTCCTGGTGCGACTGGACCTCCACGCCGGCCGTTGA
- a CDS encoding LLM class flavin-dependent oxidoreductase, with translation MQFGIFTVGDVTTDPTNGRTPSEHERIKATVAIAQKVEEVGLDVFATGEHHNPPFVPSSPTTLLGHIAARTENLILSTSTTLITTNDPVKIAEDYAYLQHLADGRVDLMMGRGNTGPVYPWFGKDIRQGIPLAIENYALVHKLWRQDVVDWEGKFRTPLQSFTSTPRPLDGVPPFVWHGSIRSPEIAEQAAYYGDGFFHNNIFWPMSHTKKMVDLYRKRYAHYGHGTPEQAIVGLGGQVYMRKNSQDAVREFRPYFDNAPVYGHGPSLEDFSEQTPLTVGSPQQVIERTLGFRDAVGDYQRQLFLMDHAGLPLKTVLEQLDILGEEVVPVLRKEFAKLRPAGVPESAPLHPAVIAARKEA, from the coding sequence ATGCAGTTCGGCATCTTCACCGTCGGCGATGTCACCACCGACCCGACCAACGGGCGCACGCCGAGCGAGCACGAGCGCATCAAGGCGACGGTCGCCATCGCGCAGAAGGTCGAAGAGGTCGGCCTCGACGTCTTCGCCACCGGCGAGCACCACAACCCGCCATTCGTCCCCTCGTCCCCCACGACGCTGTTGGGACACATCGCGGCCCGCACCGAGAACCTGATCCTGTCCACCTCCACCACCCTCATCACCACCAACGACCCGGTGAAGATCGCGGAGGACTACGCATACCTCCAGCACCTCGCCGACGGCCGGGTGGACCTGATGATGGGCCGGGGCAACACCGGGCCGGTCTATCCGTGGTTCGGCAAGGACATCCGACAGGGCATACCGCTGGCGATCGAGAACTACGCCCTCGTCCACAAGCTGTGGCGACAGGACGTGGTGGACTGGGAAGGCAAGTTCCGTACGCCCCTCCAGTCGTTCACCTCGACCCCGCGCCCGCTCGACGGCGTACCGCCGTTCGTCTGGCACGGTTCGATCCGCTCCCCGGAGATCGCGGAACAGGCCGCCTACTACGGTGATGGCTTCTTCCACAACAACATCTTCTGGCCCATGAGCCACACCAAGAAGATGGTGGACCTCTACCGGAAGCGGTACGCCCACTACGGCCACGGCACGCCCGAGCAGGCCATCGTCGGACTCGGCGGCCAGGTCTACATGCGCAAGAACTCGCAGGACGCGGTGCGCGAGTTCCGCCCGTACTTCGACAACGCGCCGGTCTACGGACACGGTCCCTCGCTGGAGGACTTCAGCGAGCAGACCCCGCTGACCGTCGGCTCCCCGCAGCAGGTGATCGAGCGGACGCTCGGCTTCCGTGACGCGGTCGGCGACTACCAGCGCCAGTTGTTCCTGATGGACCACGCGGGGCTCCCGCTGAAGACGGTCCTGGAGCAGCTCGACATCCTCGGTGAGGAAGTCGTCCCGGTGCTGCGCAAGGAGTTCGCGAAGCTGCGGCCCGCCGGAGTCCCCGAGAGCGCGCCCCTGCACCCCGCCGTCATCGCTGCCCGTAAGGAGGCGTAA
- a CDS encoding RNA-binding S4 domain-containing protein: MDSEGAQGSVRVDAWIWSVRLTKTRSQAAAACKAGHVRVNGTRVKPAQSIRVGDQVRIFHESRERLVVVAQIIRKRVGAPVAVQAYVDNSPPPPPKEFVAPVAVRDRGAGRPTKRDRREMERLQPGQPKPAR; the protein is encoded by the coding sequence ATGGATAGCGAAGGTGCACAGGGATCGGTGCGCGTCGACGCCTGGATCTGGTCCGTACGGCTCACCAAGACCCGCTCCCAGGCGGCTGCGGCCTGCAAGGCCGGCCACGTCCGAGTGAACGGCACCCGGGTGAAGCCCGCCCAGTCGATCCGTGTCGGCGATCAGGTGCGGATCTTCCATGAGAGTCGTGAGCGGCTGGTGGTCGTCGCACAGATCATCCGCAAGCGGGTGGGTGCGCCGGTGGCTGTGCAGGCGTACGTGGACAACAGTCCGCCGCCCCCGCCGAAGGAATTCGTCGCGCCGGTCGCGGTGCGGGACCGGGGTGCCGGCCGTCCCACCAAGCGGGACCGGCGAGAGATGGAACGCCTCCAGCCGGGCCAGCCGAAACCGGCGCGCTAG
- a CDS encoding ABC transporter permease — MSTATTTKSSDKADLEFEAPRAEDLAALLVNKERPPRPSALSASMTFGWRAMLKIKHVPDQLFDVTAFPIMMVLMYTYLFGGALAGSTEEYIQFLLPGILTMSVIMITFYTGVAVNTDITKGVFDRFRTLPIWRPAPMVGYLLGDIVRYLMASVVMLTVGMIIGYRPDGGIVGIALGVLVLMVFSFSFSWVWTMFGLLLRSEKSVMGVSMMVIFPLTFLSNVFVDPKTMPGWLQAFVNNSPVTHVSTAVRELMAGEWPAADIAWSLAWSVFFVVVFGTWTMRLYNRK; from the coding sequence ATGAGCACCGCGACCACCACCAAGTCCAGTGACAAGGCCGACCTCGAATTCGAGGCCCCCAGGGCGGAGGATCTCGCAGCGCTCCTGGTGAACAAGGAGCGACCACCGCGGCCCAGTGCGCTGTCGGCGTCGATGACCTTCGGCTGGCGGGCGATGCTCAAGATCAAGCATGTGCCCGATCAACTGTTCGATGTGACTGCTTTCCCGATCATGATGGTGTTGATGTACACCTACCTCTTCGGAGGTGCGCTGGCCGGGTCCACCGAGGAGTACATCCAGTTCCTGCTGCCTGGCATCCTCACCATGAGCGTCATCATGATCACGTTCTATACGGGTGTCGCGGTCAACACCGACATCACCAAGGGCGTCTTCGACCGCTTCCGTACGCTGCCGATCTGGCGGCCCGCCCCGATGGTGGGCTATCTCCTCGGTGACATCGTCCGCTATCTGATGGCTTCCGTGGTGATGCTGACCGTCGGCATGATCATCGGCTATCGCCCGGACGGTGGGATCGTCGGTATCGCGCTCGGCGTCCTGGTCCTGATGGTCTTCTCCTTCTCCTTCTCCTGGGTCTGGACGATGTTCGGGCTGCTGCTGCGGAGCGAGAAGTCGGTGATGGGCGTCAGCATGATGGTGATCTTCCCGCTGACCTTCCTGAGCAATGTCTTCGTCGACCCGAAGACCATGCCGGGATGGCTCCAGGCATTCGTCAACAACAGCCCGGTCACCCATGTGTCCACGGCCGTGCGTGAGTTGATGGCGGGCGAGTGGCCGGCCGCGGACATCGCCTGGTCCCTTGCATGGTCCGTGTTCTTCGTGGTGGTGTTCGGCACCTGGACCATGCGGCTCTACAACCGCAAGTGA
- a CDS encoding bestrophin-like domain: MSEWLVLAIAMAAACAVVLAATLLSHRRREARALPIEDDRDSTPDVLEYMTMMVGVVYAIVLGLAIAGVWEARSTAQDDVRREAQALYEVTQRAEVFPPDVQTELRKDIDRYVSHVVHTEWPRMTAGEELPDRGTQLLDTVRSDVAQHEPANELEAQAYQPMLDQISIADDARNAREQNAGATLPGVVWFGLIIGALVTVGLIFTMHIGRSGRELLLAGLFSALIAFLLFLVWDFDAPFGRSGSDSADAFRQLFSAAR, encoded by the coding sequence ATGTCCGAATGGCTGGTCCTGGCCATCGCGATGGCCGCCGCCTGCGCCGTCGTACTCGCCGCAACCCTGCTCAGCCATCGCAGACGCGAGGCCCGGGCCCTCCCGATCGAAGATGACCGCGACTCCACACCCGACGTCCTTGAGTACATGACGATGATGGTGGGTGTGGTGTACGCCATCGTCCTGGGGTTGGCCATCGCGGGTGTCTGGGAGGCGCGCAGCACGGCCCAGGACGATGTGCGACGCGAGGCACAGGCGCTCTACGAGGTGACCCAGCGCGCCGAGGTCTTTCCGCCCGATGTCCAGACCGAGCTGAGGAAGGACATCGATCGGTACGTCTCCCACGTCGTGCACACCGAGTGGCCACGGATGACGGCGGGTGAGGAGTTGCCCGACCGTGGGACCCAGCTCCTGGACACCGTACGGAGCGATGTCGCCCAGCACGAACCCGCGAATGAGCTGGAGGCCCAGGCGTACCAGCCGATGCTGGACCAGATCTCCATCGCCGACGACGCACGCAACGCACGGGAGCAGAACGCGGGTGCGACGCTGCCCGGGGTGGTCTGGTTCGGTCTGATCATCGGGGCGTTGGTCACGGTGGGGCTGATCTTCACCATGCACATCGGTCGCTCCGGCCGGGAACTGCTGCTCGCCGGACTGTTCAGCGCGCTGATCGCCTTCCTCCTCTTCCTGGTGTGGGACTTCGACGCGCCGTTCGGACGGTCGGGCTCGGACTCGGCCGATGCGTTCCGCCAGCTCTTCTCCGCCGCGAGATAG
- a CDS encoding FMN reductase, with product MKPQQTLKLVAVSAGLSVPSSTRLLADRLSESVRQGLMGQGVDVEVHVIELRELAVPIANHLVTGFPPPALDDAIEAVTEADGVIAVTPVFTGSYSGLFKSFFDLIDPDALTGKPVLIGATGGTARHSLVLEHALRPLFAYLRAIVAPTAVYAASEDWGGTGDALTDTLPVRIDRAGEQFARLMATTPRREPVDTSPLAALPIA from the coding sequence ATGAAGCCGCAGCAGACACTGAAGTTGGTGGCCGTGTCCGCCGGTCTGAGCGTGCCCTCGTCGACCCGGCTGCTGGCCGACCGCCTCTCCGAGTCGGTTCGCCAAGGACTCATGGGTCAGGGCGTGGACGTGGAGGTGCACGTCATCGAGCTTCGCGAGCTGGCCGTTCCCATCGCCAACCACCTGGTGACCGGGTTTCCGCCGCCCGCACTCGACGACGCCATCGAAGCCGTCACGGAGGCCGACGGGGTGATCGCGGTGACTCCGGTGTTCACGGGGTCGTACAGCGGTCTGTTCAAGTCGTTCTTCGACCTGATCGACCCGGACGCCCTCACCGGGAAGCCCGTGCTCATCGGGGCGACCGGTGGCACGGCCCGGCACTCGCTGGTGCTGGAGCACGCGCTGCGTCCGTTGTTCGCCTATCTGCGGGCGATCGTCGCGCCGACGGCCGTGTACGCGGCGTCGGAGGACTGGGGCGGCACGGGAGACGCGCTCACCGACACCCTGCCGGTACGCATCGACCGGGCCGGTGAGCAGTTCGCCCGGCTGATGGCGACCACTCCCCGACGGGAGCCGGTCGACACCTCACCGCTGGCGGCACTTCCCATCGCCTGA
- a CDS encoding ATP-binding cassette domain-containing protein, with the protein MSTELAIESKGLVKVFGEHRAVDGIDLNVPAGTVYGVLGPNGAGKTTTVKMLATLLRPDGGEARVFGKDVRKDADAVRARVSLTGQYASVDEDLTGMENLILLGRLLGHSKQAAKARGEQLLEAFGLLAAAERQVKNYSGGMRRRIDIAASILNTPDLLFLDEPTTGLDPRSRNQVWDIVRAVVAQGTTVLLTTQYLDEADQLASRIAVIDHGKVIAEGTKGELKASVGSGAVHLRLRDAHQRPEAERVLAAVLGVEVLLDSDPLALTARINGDASEFGAAEQAAKALAELAHNGITVDNFALGQPSLDEVFLALTDKKGAA; encoded by the coding sequence ATGAGTACAGAACTGGCAATCGAGAGCAAGGGCCTGGTGAAGGTCTTCGGTGAACATCGGGCGGTCGACGGCATCGATCTCAACGTGCCCGCAGGCACCGTCTACGGAGTCCTCGGCCCCAACGGCGCCGGCAAGACCACCACGGTGAAGATGCTGGCGACCCTGCTCCGACCCGACGGCGGCGAAGCCCGCGTTTTCGGCAAGGACGTGCGGAAGGACGCCGACGCCGTCCGCGCCAGGGTCAGCCTGACCGGCCAGTACGCCTCCGTGGACGAGGACCTCACCGGCATGGAGAACCTGATCCTGCTCGGCCGGCTCCTCGGCCACTCCAAGCAGGCGGCCAAGGCCCGGGGCGAACAGCTCCTGGAGGCGTTCGGGCTGCTCGCTGCCGCGGAGCGGCAGGTGAAGAACTACTCGGGTGGCATGCGCAGGCGCATCGACATCGCCGCGTCCATCTTGAACACTCCCGATCTGCTCTTCCTCGACGAGCCGACCACAGGGCTTGACCCCCGCAGCCGCAACCAGGTGTGGGACATCGTGCGCGCGGTCGTCGCGCAGGGCACGACGGTCCTGCTGACCACGCAGTATCTGGACGAGGCGGACCAGCTCGCCTCCCGCATCGCGGTCATCGACCACGGCAAGGTGATAGCGGAAGGCACCAAGGGCGAGCTCAAGGCATCCGTCGGTTCCGGCGCGGTCCATCTGCGGCTGCGTGATGCCCACCAGCGCCCCGAGGCCGAGCGGGTGCTTGCGGCGGTCCTCGGTGTGGAAGTGCTGCTCGACTCCGATCCGCTCGCACTGACCGCGCGGATCAATGGGGACGCCAGTGAGTTCGGTGCCGCAGAACAGGCCGCCAAGGCACTGGCCGAGCTCGCGCACAACGGAATCACCGTGGACAACTTCGCGCTGGGCCAGCCCAGCCTGGACGAGGTCTTCCTCGCCCTGACCGACAAGAAGGGGGCGGCATGA
- a CDS encoding ATP-binding protein encodes MTPALIGRDHPAGVLKAEIDRATASHGGLVLVTGEAGIGKTSLVTEAADEARRRGALVLGGSCWDSDSAPGYWPWVQVVRGLRRSLGSEWPQIEKAAGRPLAALLGEQPDDSRERDESFALYDAVTTALVTSSQQRPVMVVLEDLHWADPASLRLLEFAAQHAWYERLLLVGTYRDVEVEAADHPLHRLILPLTSRSAATVTLTGLARDEVGALIALTAGVEPETPLVDEVFRRTGGNPFFVEQTARIWRSGSPVTTVAPGVREAVRRRLALLPESVVTLLETAAVLGREIHRQVLAAAVSTPVPQVDRLLERAVAARLVTVRPGGLFAFAHDLVRETLYDELTEPQRRARHALVVQALDATPTLGEKVVPADLARHAYLAGEELDRAKRVELLLFAARDASSRLAGEEAVGHYRRAIEAAGDDTRRAVLLHLDLGGELVHQSEETTGIQAFERAVELARSLRDPELLARVAITIHQNDHFAPGQGHHTQLLRDAHRALIGSGDEPTLSPELLAQELAVRTTALARSGDDDEALAFSLWARHDSIWGLGTAEQRLTLTAEMIDVGHRTRNREMEMHAHSMRWVTLLELADPRYFDQLRAFSALAERAELRRFEMARLIDNSLIAALRGRFEQAHELMAEVAAMRHGKTQFSFVSAHMDWALKLLQGRFAAAQAVLDELEGIGHPYPELLVGVTAAERGDAALAVRMADALPEPPPRIFTPLWMRLRAQAAALSGDPDRIEEARAALAPYAGQWVVSLYGCDLGGPVDLWLGLLDAAWGRREAAAAELTAAYESADRMRARPWSVRSRAALMRVLGEATPVELGEQTRREAEELGLMHVLVAPGTVIERDRPATTTGSTAGTASEAGRGVPAEDPAAAAGEFHKQGAVWALRFANRAVHMPDAKGLRDLHALLSRPGAELPAVALLDPEGGASVLAAHRFGADPVLDEEAKTRYRLRLERLDEEIDRAAELGDTRRAAEFDRERAALLDELRTAAGLGGRTRRLGDEAERARKTVTARIRDTLRKMKVLHPELAAHLRDSVTTGAHCAYRPTEPVQWRL; translated from the coding sequence ATGACCCCTGCACTGATCGGGCGCGACCACCCCGCGGGCGTCCTCAAAGCCGAGATCGACCGGGCCACGGCGAGCCACGGCGGCCTTGTGCTGGTCACAGGCGAAGCCGGAATCGGAAAGACATCGCTGGTGACGGAAGCCGCCGACGAAGCGCGCAGGCGCGGGGCGCTGGTGCTCGGCGGCTCCTGCTGGGACTCGGACAGCGCCCCGGGGTACTGGCCGTGGGTCCAGGTGGTGCGAGGGCTGCGGCGCAGCCTGGGGAGCGAGTGGCCGCAGATAGAGAAGGCGGCGGGGAGGCCGCTGGCGGCGCTGCTCGGCGAGCAACCCGACGATTCACGCGAGCGGGACGAGAGCTTCGCGCTCTATGACGCCGTGACCACCGCCCTGGTCACCTCCTCACAGCAGCGGCCGGTGATGGTCGTCCTCGAAGATCTCCACTGGGCGGACCCGGCCTCGCTGAGACTGTTGGAATTCGCCGCACAACACGCCTGGTACGAGCGGTTGTTGCTGGTGGGGACCTATCGGGATGTCGAGGTGGAGGCGGCCGACCACCCCTTGCACCGGCTGATCCTGCCACTGACCTCCCGTTCCGCGGCGACGGTGACGCTCACCGGTCTGGCGCGGGACGAGGTGGGCGCGCTGATCGCCCTGACCGCCGGCGTCGAACCCGAGACCCCCTTGGTCGACGAGGTGTTCCGACGTACGGGCGGCAACCCGTTCTTCGTGGAGCAGACGGCCAGGATCTGGCGCAGCGGCAGTCCGGTCACCACCGTCGCGCCGGGTGTCCGTGAGGCGGTGCGGCGGCGGCTGGCGCTGCTGCCCGAATCCGTGGTCACCCTGTTGGAGACCGCCGCCGTGCTGGGGCGGGAGATCCACCGCCAGGTACTCGCCGCCGCCGTCTCCACACCGGTTCCCCAGGTCGATCGGCTGCTGGAGCGTGCCGTGGCCGCCCGGCTGGTGACCGTCAGACCGGGCGGACTGTTCGCCTTCGCCCACGACCTCGTGCGCGAGACGCTCTACGACGAGTTGACCGAGCCCCAACGACGGGCCCGACACGCCCTGGTCGTCCAGGCCCTGGACGCCACGCCCACGCTGGGCGAGAAGGTGGTGCCGGCCGATCTGGCCCGCCATGCGTATCTGGCGGGAGAGGAGCTGGACCGGGCGAAGCGGGTCGAGTTGCTGCTGTTCGCCGCGCGGGACGCATCGAGCAGGCTCGCGGGGGAGGAGGCCGTCGGCCACTACCGGCGGGCGATCGAAGCCGCAGGGGACGACACCCGCAGGGCGGTCCTCCTCCATCTCGACCTGGGCGGCGAACTGGTCCACCAGAGCGAGGAGACGACGGGCATACAAGCCTTCGAGCGAGCCGTGGAACTGGCCCGGTCGCTGCGGGACCCGGAGTTGCTGGCGCGGGTCGCGATCACCATTCACCAGAACGACCACTTCGCGCCGGGGCAGGGACACCACACCCAGTTGCTGAGGGACGCGCATCGCGCGCTCATCGGCAGCGGAGACGAACCGACGCTCTCCCCCGAGCTCCTGGCGCAGGAACTGGCCGTGCGGACGACCGCGCTGGCGCGCAGCGGGGACGACGATGAAGCGTTGGCGTTCTCGCTGTGGGCCCGGCACGACTCGATCTGGGGACTCGGCACCGCAGAGCAGCGGCTGACGCTCACCGCAGAGATGATCGACGTCGGCCATCGCACCCGCAACCGGGAGATGGAGATGCACGCCCACTCCATGCGCTGGGTGACCCTGCTGGAGCTGGCCGATCCACGGTACTTCGACCAGCTGCGCGCCTTCAGTGCCCTTGCCGAGCGGGCGGAGCTGCGTCGCTTCGAGATGGCACGGCTGATCGACAACTCTCTGATCGCCGCTCTGCGGGGGCGGTTCGAGCAGGCGCACGAGCTCATGGCCGAAGTGGCCGCGATGCGGCACGGGAAGACGCAGTTCAGTTTTGTCTCCGCACATATGGATTGGGCGCTGAAGCTGCTCCAGGGTCGGTTCGCCGCCGCGCAGGCGGTGTTGGACGAACTGGAAGGCATCGGGCACCCCTACCCGGAACTGCTGGTGGGGGTGACGGCAGCCGAGCGGGGGGATGCGGCGCTCGCCGTGCGCATGGCGGACGCCCTGCCCGAGCCACCGCCGCGGATCTTCACCCCGCTCTGGATGCGGCTGCGCGCCCAGGCCGCGGCGCTGTCGGGGGATCCTGACCGAATCGAGGAGGCGAGGGCCGCTCTCGCGCCGTACGCCGGTCAGTGGGTGGTCTCGCTGTACGGGTGTGACCTGGGCGGGCCGGTGGATCTCTGGCTGGGTCTGCTGGACGCGGCCTGGGGGCGCCGGGAGGCTGCGGCGGCGGAGTTGACCGCGGCGTACGAGTCGGCGGACCGGATGCGTGCCCGGCCCTGGTCGGTGCGCTCGCGGGCCGCACTGATGCGGGTGCTGGGTGAGGCGACACCGGTGGAACTGGGCGAGCAGACGCGCCGGGAAGCCGAGGAGTTGGGGTTGATGCATGTGCTGGTGGCGCCGGGCACGGTCATCGAAAGGGACCGTCCCGCCACCACGACTGGCAGCACCGCTGGGACGGCGTCGGAGGCTGGGAGGGGCGTTCCTGCCGAGGACCCCGCGGCGGCAGCCGGGGAGTTCCACAAGCAGGGCGCCGTCTGGGCGCTGCGGTTCGCGAACCGTGCGGTGCACATGCCGGACGCCAAAGGGCTCAGGGATCTTCATGCGCTGCTGTCCCGTCCGGGGGCGGAGCTGCCCGCGGTGGCCCTGTTGGACCCCGAGGGCGGTGCATCGGTTCTCGCGGCACACCGCTTCGGTGCGGATCCGGTGCTCGACGAGGAGGCGAAGACCCGTTACCGCCTACGGTTGGAGCGGCTGGACGAGGAGATAGACCGCGCGGCGGAGTTGGGCGACACGCGTAGGGCGGCGGAGTTCGATCGCGAGCGGGCGGCTCTCCTCGATGAACTGCGCACCGCGGCCGGGCTGGGCGGTCGTACCCGACGACTGGGCGACGAGGCGGAGCGCGCCCGTAAGACGGTGACCGCGCGGATCAGGGACACCCTGCGCAAGATGAAGGTGCTCCATCCCGAACTGGCCGCGCATCTGCGGGATTCGGTGACGACCGGTGCCCACTGTGCCTACCGTCCGACGGAGCCGGTGCAGTGGCGGCTATGA